The DNA window TCCTGTAGATGCAATTGATATGACAGAAGATGATTTGATATGGATAGAAAAACTGGCGTCACATCCAAAGGTCGTAGCTCTTGGTGAGATGGGGTTAGATTATCATTGGGAAAAGTCACCACATGATACACAGAAAGAAGTATTTCGTAAACAAATTCGCTTAGCAAAAAAACTAAAGTTGCCAATCATTATTCATAACCGAGAGGCGACACAAGATATTATTACTATTTTAGAAGAAGAGGATGCGGCAGAGGTTGGAGGAATCATGCACTGTTATAGCGGTAGTGTAGAGATTGCTAAAAAATGTATCGGTATGAATTTCTATATTTCATTAGGCGGACCTGTAACATTTAAGAATGCTAAAAAACCTAAGGAAGTTGCTGAAGAAATACCATTAGATAAATTATTAATTGAAACAGATTGTCCATATTTAGCACCTCATCCATATAGAGGTAAAAGGAATGAACCAGCATATGTGAAGCTAGTTGCTGAGCAAATAGCTGAATTAAAAAATGTACCATATGAGGATGTTGTAAAAGCAACAAATGTAAATGCGAGAAAGCTATTTAATATTAGATAATATATTTTAATTAGACAAGAAAAGAAATAATATGACATGGTTTGAAATAGGCGCCGAGAATGTCGAACGATTTTGGTTCACATTTCCTCGTTTGACAACGATAATAGATACTAATATGGTCAAGCGAGGAGGTGTCCAATGTGTGAATAAATAACATTATTTACACTAAAAAATCTTTCGTGGAGCGAGAAAATCTCTTCTAACGGGACGGTATATGTCCATTAAAAAGTTGACAATCATCGAGACGCTCTATATAATTCACTCCGTATGAAGGAGGAGACACAGCCATGTTAAATAATAGATTTGGATTGACGAATGCATCGTTATTCAAATGGTCTGTTACACTCATCGCCGCAGTTTTATGTATCAGTCTCATCGTCTTTGAAGGGACGAAAGCAACTGTCAAAATTAACATAGACGGTAAGCAAGAAACGATACGTACCCATGCAAAAACAGTAGAACAATTACTAACAACACAAGATATTGAGCTGAAACAAGACGATTTAATTCAGCCAAGTATGAATACAGCAATCTCAAATGGTATGCAAGTTACATGGGAACCAGCAAAGACTGTTACACTTGTAGTAAATGGTGAGGAACAAACCGTTTCGACAACAGTTGAAACAATCCGTGAATTATTGCACGAGCAAGGTGTTAAAATCATGGAGCGTGATGAAGTAAAGCCAGTAAAAACAGCAAAAATCGAAGATGGAATGAATGTTGTTGTCACAGAAGCTTTTGAATTACCTATAGTTATAGGTGGAGAGGAAAAATCTGTTTGGACGACTTCGACCACTGTCGCTGACCTTTTAAAGCAACAAGGAGTTTCATTGGATGATGATGACCGAGTAGAGCCCGATCTACAAGCGCCAATAACCAAAGAGACAAAGATAGAGGTCGTTCGCGTAGAAAAGGTCACCGATGTGGTGGAAGTAGCACTTGATTATGCTGTTGTTACACGAAATGATTCTTCGCTATCTTCAGGAGAAGAGCGTGTTATTTCAAAAGGACAAGAAGGTAAAGTAAAGAAGACTTTTGAAGTCGTAATAGAGAACGGCAAGGAAGTTTCTCGTGAATTAATAAACAAAGAAACCGTTCGAGAAAGTAAAGACCGTATTGTAGCAATTGGTACAAAATCTACTAATCAACCAATTATCTCTCGTGGAGGGACAGCAGTTAAGGAGTTTTATGTAAAGGCCAGTGCTTATACTGCTTATTGTAAAGGCTGTTCAGGTAAGACTAGAACAGGAATTGATTTACGAGCAAACCCTAATGTTAAGGTTATAGCTGTTGATCCAAATGTTATCCCATTAGGTACGAAAGTATGGGTTGATGGTTATGGTTATGCTATTGCAGGTGATACAGGGTCAGCGATTAAAGGTAATCGAATCGACCTGTTTATGCCGAGCTCAGCAGCTGCCACTGCTTTTGGAGTTAAAAATGTAAAAATCAAAATTCTTGAATAGGTAATATGGGACCACAGAGGGGTTGAACTCTGTGGTCTTTTATTTTTAAGAGAGTAACGTACTTGTATTGTTAAGCCAATTTTATGAAGTCCATGTGAAAATGCTATAATCACTATATATGACGTATTAGAACTATAAAAAGTTTTAACTATTGGAGGAAAAAATGAAAATAAAAGAAATCATAGTTGTTGAAGGCAAAGATGATACTGTTAAAATAAAACATGCTGTTGATGCAGATACAATTGAAACGAATGGTTCAGCTATAAATAAAGCAACCCTTGAACAGATTCGTCTTGCCCAAGAGACGAGAGGTGTAATAGTTCTCACTGATCCTGATTATCCAGGTGAGCGAATTCGGAGAATTATTTCTGAAAATGTACCTGGCTGTAAACATGCCTTTCTACAAAAAGGTCAAGCGATTGCTAAGAAGGGAAGAGGACTGGGTGTTGAGCATGCCTCGGTAGCAGATATTCGAGCGGCTCTAGAAGGTTTGCGAGAGGAAATGTCAGAGCCTGTAGAACAAATAAAGTGGCAAGACCTTGTTCAAGCTGGTCTAATAGGTGGGACTCAAGCTAAGAGCCGTAGAGAACGTTTGGGAGTATTGTTGAAGATTGGTTATACAAATGGTAAGCAACTTCATAAACGTCTAAAGATGTTTCAAATTACAAAACAACAATATGAGCAAGCATTACAACAAGTATTGCAGGAGGAGCATGTATAAATGGAAAGAGATATCGCAGTACCGAGTCGTACACGTGAAATTCTAGAGAAGCATGGATTTTCATTCAAAAAAAGTTTAGGGCAAAACTTTCTGATCGATACGAATATATTAAGAAATATAGTTGATTTTGCTAATTTAACAGAAGGTAGTGGAGCGATTGAAATTGGCCCAGGAATAGGGGCATTGACGGAACAACTTGCTAAAAAGGCTGAGAAAGTTGTTGCGTTTGAAATTGATCAACGTTTATTACCAATCCTTAATGAGACACTTGCTCCATATAAGCACGTAGAAATTATTCATCAAGATATATTAGAAGCAGAAGTTCGTTCAATGATTGAAGAGAAGATGCAAGGAATAAAAGATATCATGGTAGTTGCAAATTTACCCTATTATGTCACGACACCAATTTTAATGAAATTACTTACAGAAAATTTACCTGTAAGAGGCATAGTAGTAATGCTTCAAAAGGAAGTAGCTGATCGTATAGCTGCAAGACCAGGAACGAAAGATTACGGTTCACTTTCAATTGCAATACAATATTATTCTGAAGCAGAAGTCGTGATGACTGTACCAAAGACTGTTTTTGTTCCTAAACCAAATGTTGATTCGGCTGTTATTCGTTTGACATTAAGAACCAAGCCACCAGTGCAGCTAACAGATGAGAAATTTTTCTTTGAAGTAGTTAGGGCAAGCTTTGCGCAAAGGAGAAAAACGATTTATAACAATCTAGTGCACAATCTCGCTGGAAAAGAAAAAAAAGAACAAGTAACACTTGCGCTTGAAAAAGCTAACATTGAAGCAAAAAGACGTGGAGAAACGTTATCGATGGAAGAATTTGCTCAATTAAGTGAAGTATTAAAAAAATACTTATAAACAAGAAATTGTCTTCAGTTGGATCAATATAAAAATAGATGAAAACGTGAAAGGTTCCTTTATTTTTTTAATAAAGGAACCTTTTTCAATTGAAATGAAAGTAAAACATTCAAAAATTTCTAACTTCTATAGCCATTAGCTCATGTTATAAAAAAATTGAAGGGTTAACCCGCTTCACCAAAGCTTTTTATTGTTGGTGCAGGTGTAAGAAGGGAGCTTTGCGTTTTTCTATAACATAGGCACCGATTACAGTTTCAACACATAAGTTGAAGTAGAGGCTTTTTGATAGGGCAGGAGGAGTACTATGAGTGTACAAATTGGTGATATTGTCGGACGTAAATCATATGATTGTGACTTGCTATTTCGCGTTATCGATATGAAACAAAAGGATGAAGAGACAATTGTAATGTTATATGGTGAAGACGTTCGTTTAGTAGCAGATGCTTTCATTGATGATCTAGTTGTAATCGATGAGCGTGAATATAAAAAACGAAAACAAAAATTACAAGAAAAGGAAGATCAATCCTTTCGATTATTTCGTAAGGAATATAAAGTAGTTCGAGAAAAAAATGAATATACAGCTTCAAGTGGATATAAACATGAACATGCAATTTTTCAAATGCCTGGAAAGGTGTTGCATTTAGACGGGGATCCTTTGTATTTAAAAAAATGTCGAATGTTATATGAGCGATTACACATTCCTGCTTATGGATTCCATATGAATGAAAGCGAAATGCCTGAAAAAGTAGAAGCATTAATTGATCAGTTTCGTCCTGATATTTTAGTTATTACTGGGCATGATGCTTACTCTGAATCAAAGGGTGCAGTGACAGAATTGAAGGCTTATCGTCACTCGAGATACTTTGTTGAAACAGTGAATCGAGCGAGGAAAAAGATCCCTAACTTAGATCAGCTTGTAATCTTTGCTGGTGCCTGTCAATCGCACTTTGAATCGCTTATTCGAGCTGGAGCAAATTTTGCAAGCTCTCCACGAAGGGTAAACATTCATGCCTTAGACCCAGTATATGTTGTAGCAAAAGTAAGTTATACGGCATTTAACGGTGATGTAAACGTGTGGGAAGTATTAAAAAACACCTTAACTGGAGAAAAAGGACTTGGTGGAATTCAAACCAGAGGATTTCTTAGGACTGGTATGCCTCTAATGAATCATGAAAAAGAGGAGAAGAGTAAAAGCGATTAATCCATAAATATATTTTAAATGTGGCCATTATTAGTGAAATCATAATATATATTGCTGTTATAAAAAAAGTGATCAGCGTTCTATCTTGTTATAATGAACGGTGGTCATTTTTTATAAATGGTATCTTTTTTATAAATATTTTTATTAGTTGACCATTTTTTGAATAAATTAGGGAGATAAAGGTACGATATAGTTGAGAAGATAAAAAAAATACAAAAGGGGCATTGACATTTGAAACGAAACGTTGATATAATTTAACTTTTATTTGACTTAATTTCGGTAAGGTGTTATAATACTCTTAGAGAGGTGGAGCGACATGCCAAAAACTTTATCTGATATTAAGCAGACGTTAGACGGAAATTTAGGGAAACGTTTAAGATTGAAGGCAAATGGCGGACGTAGAAAAACCATTGAACGGTATGGTGTTTTAGCAGAAACGTATCCATCAGTATTTATTGTAGAGCTAGATCAAGCCGAAAATGCGTTTGAACGTGTTTCATACAGTTATGCTGATGTTTTAACTGAAACGGTTGAATTAAGCTTTGATGATGATTTCCACGGATCAATTGTAATGAGTGGGCAGTAGACAACGATGTTTGCTGCTTTTTTATTGTTTACTTTATAATATGCACCTTATTATGTTTTATGATATAGGTATATCGCTGAAATTTACTTAATTTGTAGAAAAGACATAGGACGGATATGTTAGAACGAATTACATATACTATATTTATCACGGCTTTCTAGAAGGAGGTCGTTTCAATTGGGCAGAAGACGTAGTATTATGTCTGATCAATTGAAAGAAGAGTTGGCTAAGGAGCTTGGCTTTTACGATACTGTAAAGCAAGAAGGATGGGGCGCTATTCGAGCTCGTGACGCGGGTAATATGGTAAAGTTAGCTATCCAAAAAGCAGAAAGTCAACTGTTGCAACAGTCAATGAACGACAAAGCTAATCAACAATAAGTGGTATTAAATAAATGCCGTGATAAAAGCCGGAGCTTATTGCTTCGGCTTTTTAAGGTTCTTAATGGTATACAATTAATCAAATATGAAAGAATAAATAGGATAAATGTTATTTACGATTCAGTAGTTGCCTAGTTAATTGAACTTATCATCAGTAGGTATATGGAAAACGCTTATGAAAGTTACATTTTTAATACAGGTTGTGTAAAACGGTTTCCAAACTTTAAGGTAGTTTATGGTACAATGTTTGAAGGATTGTGGATTAAGTAGGTGATGAATTTGAAAATTTTGGTTAAGGCGCCAGCGAAAATTAATTTGGCATTAGATGCCTTACATAAACGTGATGATGGCTATCATGAAGTAGAAATGATTATGACAACTGTT is part of the Bacillus solimangrovi genome and encodes:
- a CDS encoding G5 and 3D domain-containing protein encodes the protein MLNNRFGLTNASLFKWSVTLIAAVLCISLIVFEGTKATVKINIDGKQETIRTHAKTVEQLLTTQDIELKQDDLIQPSMNTAISNGMQVTWEPAKTVTLVVNGEEQTVSTTVETIRELLHEQGVKIMERDEVKPVKTAKIEDGMNVVVTEAFELPIVIGGEEKSVWTTSTTVADLLKQQGVSLDDDDRVEPDLQAPITKETKIEVVRVEKVTDVVEVALDYAVVTRNDSSLSSGEERVISKGQEGKVKKTFEVVIENGKEVSRELINKETVRESKDRIVAIGTKSTNQPIISRGGTAVKEFYVKASAYTAYCKGCSGKTRTGIDLRANPNVKVIAVDPNVIPLGTKVWVDGYGYAIAGDTGSAIKGNRIDLFMPSSAAATAFGVKNVKIKILE
- a CDS encoding small, acid-soluble spore protein, alpha/beta type yields the protein MGRRRSIMSDQLKEELAKELGFYDTVKQEGWGAIRARDAGNMVKLAIQKAESQLLQQSMNDKANQQ
- the rnmV gene encoding ribonuclease M5; the encoded protein is MKIKEIIVVEGKDDTVKIKHAVDADTIETNGSAINKATLEQIRLAQETRGVIVLTDPDYPGERIRRIISENVPGCKHAFLQKGQAIAKKGRGLGVEHASVADIRAALEGLREEMSEPVEQIKWQDLVQAGLIGGTQAKSRRERLGVLLKIGYTNGKQLHKRLKMFQITKQQYEQALQQVLQEEHV
- the veg gene encoding biofilm formation stimulator Veg; protein product: MPKTLSDIKQTLDGNLGKRLRLKANGGRRKTIERYGVLAETYPSVFIVELDQAENAFERVSYSYADVLTETVELSFDDDFHGSIVMSGQ
- the yabG gene encoding sporulation peptidase YabG gives rise to the protein MSVQIGDIVGRKSYDCDLLFRVIDMKQKDEETIVMLYGEDVRLVADAFIDDLVVIDEREYKKRKQKLQEKEDQSFRLFRKEYKVVREKNEYTASSGYKHEHAIFQMPGKVLHLDGDPLYLKKCRMLYERLHIPAYGFHMNESEMPEKVEALIDQFRPDILVITGHDAYSESKGAVTELKAYRHSRYFVETVNRARKKIPNLDQLVIFAGACQSHFESLIRAGANFASSPRRVNIHALDPVYVVAKVSYTAFNGDVNVWEVLKNTLTGEKGLGGIQTRGFLRTGMPLMNHEKEEKSKSD
- a CDS encoding TatD family hydrolase, which produces MLFDTHVHLNADQFNEDLEETILRAQEAGVTEMVVVGFDRKTIESAIEIAESYEFIYAAIGWHPVDAIDMTEDDLIWIEKLASHPKVVALGEMGLDYHWEKSPHDTQKEVFRKQIRLAKKLKLPIIIHNREATQDIITILEEEDAAEVGGIMHCYSGSVEIAKKCIGMNFYISLGGPVTFKNAKKPKEVAEEIPLDKLLIETDCPYLAPHPYRGKRNEPAYVKLVAEQIAELKNVPYEDVVKATNVNARKLFNIR
- the rsmA gene encoding 16S rRNA (adenine(1518)-N(6)/adenine(1519)-N(6))-dimethyltransferase RsmA; this encodes MERDIAVPSRTREILEKHGFSFKKSLGQNFLIDTNILRNIVDFANLTEGSGAIEIGPGIGALTEQLAKKAEKVVAFEIDQRLLPILNETLAPYKHVEIIHQDILEAEVRSMIEEKMQGIKDIMVVANLPYYVTTPILMKLLTENLPVRGIVVMLQKEVADRIAARPGTKDYGSLSIAIQYYSEAEVVMTVPKTVFVPKPNVDSAVIRLTLRTKPPVQLTDEKFFFEVVRASFAQRRKTIYNNLVHNLAGKEKKEQVTLALEKANIEAKRRGETLSMEEFAQLSEVLKKYL